A genome region from Arachidicoccus soli includes the following:
- a CDS encoding putative LPS assembly protein LptD: MFKKQALPTSMVNRCKVRTKYLLWACIGFLFLFAFLSPAKSFPHSPYYFINNNADSIPASWASKLIYKNASNALTLSNKPPLDLSIYSKDSLAFIVDYKAKDSTVLMVPQNQFYLHNEAEIKNPDADISANTIEFNKNTNIVKFYGNKDTSNAISGRPTILQNGSKSILDSGYYNIKSQKGILKNTYYNEGEIYVQAAIAKKIDSNSIFVKDARFTTCNLDPPHFDLHAFKMKMISGKLAVSGPAIPEFEGVPMPIVIPFGIYPLTRGRHSGLLPAVFQQDNIKGLGLTGLGYYKVINDYWDVTTRVDLYSYGGYTINVNPDYYKRYAYRGNLNVSYQFTKTLNSYGNVAQEYTKNKTIHIGWSHSMDSKAHPGESFSASVNAGSTLYNSLQTLNPYQSFNNQLNSSITFSKNWDNGKYNLSMQANHSQNSVNHSINIQFPTINFSTATINPFQKKELVGKPKWYENIGISYNGTFQNQLSFYDTAKNSIKSLLDTMQWGAQHQIPITLTLPAVGPLLFSPSVSYSENWISRKLISHWDSTLAKVDTTIEKGFFTARQMSFGIAMNTRIFGTMNFKHGNIRAIHHEIRPTISLNYTPNMASSYFKTLQVDTTGRKQRVSEYSYPGSVGGFSETTFGGINFGIDNILQMKVLNKKDTTGDPDKETKKVSLIDGLSINSGYNLVADSLNWSPVSFSLRSSLFNNKLNFNANMTLDQYETDAYGTRINKLLWSQGKLGRITNGTISMSTSFSSKKTDQKTDQQRVASDPDPNMPPDQQLQQLNYVRDHASDFVDFNIPWNIQASYAMGFSKVINPDYSGFHNVYNSSLNLNGDFSLSPKWKAGGSIYFDVIHHQVGMMTLFLTRDMHCWQMAINVSPIGRFKSFSIVLNPKSGILRDLRINRSRSFY, encoded by the coding sequence ATGTTTAAAAAGCAGGCTCTTCCAACGAGTATGGTAAATCGATGTAAAGTACGAACAAAATATTTATTGTGGGCCTGTATAGGCTTCTTATTTTTGTTTGCTTTCCTGAGCCCTGCAAAATCTTTTCCCCATTCTCCTTACTACTTTATTAATAATAATGCTGACAGTATACCTGCAAGTTGGGCTTCTAAATTAATCTATAAAAATGCCTCCAATGCGCTTACTTTAAGTAATAAACCTCCACTCGATTTAAGCATTTACTCCAAGGATTCTCTTGCTTTTATCGTTGATTATAAAGCGAAAGACTCCACCGTATTAATGGTTCCGCAAAATCAATTCTATTTACATAATGAGGCAGAAATTAAAAACCCAGATGCAGATATCTCGGCCAATACAATTGAATTTAATAAAAATACCAATATTGTGAAGTTTTATGGAAATAAAGATACTTCAAATGCCATTTCAGGTAGACCAACTATTTTACAAAATGGAAGTAAATCAATCTTAGACTCAGGCTATTACAATATTAAATCGCAAAAAGGGATTTTAAAAAATACGTATTACAACGAAGGAGAAATATATGTGCAGGCAGCTATTGCAAAAAAGATAGATAGTAATTCTATTTTTGTAAAGGATGCACGATTTACAACCTGTAATTTAGATCCTCCGCATTTTGATTTACATGCATTCAAAATGAAGATGATTAGTGGAAAATTGGCTGTCTCAGGTCCTGCGATTCCTGAATTTGAAGGGGTTCCAATGCCAATTGTGATTCCTTTTGGTATATATCCGCTTACAAGAGGCAGGCATTCGGGATTATTGCCGGCAGTTTTTCAACAAGATAATATTAAAGGACTTGGCTTAACAGGTTTGGGTTATTACAAAGTAATTAATGACTATTGGGATGTTACCACAAGGGTTGATTTGTATAGCTATGGTGGATATACAATAAACGTAAACCCGGATTATTACAAGCGATATGCATATAGAGGCAATCTGAATGTGTCCTATCAATTTACTAAAACCTTAAACAGTTATGGAAATGTAGCGCAGGAATACACTAAAAATAAAACTATACATATTGGTTGGAGTCATTCTATGGATAGTAAGGCACATCCGGGAGAAAGTTTTTCTGCAAGTGTAAATGCCGGAAGTACTTTGTATAACAGTCTACAAACACTAAACCCTTATCAAAGTTTTAATAACCAATTAAACTCATCCATCACTTTCTCAAAGAACTGGGATAATGGTAAGTACAACTTATCAATGCAGGCCAACCATAGTCAAAACAGCGTCAACCATTCAATTAACATACAATTTCCAACTATAAACTTTTCGACCGCAACGATTAACCCTTTCCAGAAAAAGGAATTGGTAGGGAAACCTAAATGGTACGAAAATATAGGTATTTCCTATAATGGTACTTTCCAAAATCAATTGTCTTTTTATGATACCGCTAAAAATTCCATCAAAAGCTTACTTGACACGATGCAATGGGGAGCGCAACACCAAATTCCAATTACACTCACTTTGCCGGCCGTGGGACCTTTATTATTTTCTCCTTCGGTTTCGTATTCTGAAAACTGGATTAGTAGGAAATTGATAAGCCATTGGGATTCTACCTTAGCGAAAGTGGATACCACTATCGAAAAGGGTTTTTTTACGGCTAGACAAATGAGTTTTGGCATCGCTATGAATACACGCATTTTTGGTACAATGAATTTTAAGCACGGAAATATTAGAGCTATTCATCATGAGATAAGGCCAACAATTAGTCTTAACTACACGCCCAATATGGCCAGTAGTTATTTTAAAACTTTGCAGGTTGATACAACCGGACGTAAGCAAAGAGTTTCGGAATATTCTTACCCAGGAAGCGTAGGGGGTTTTAGTGAAACGACTTTTGGAGGAATCAATTTCGGTATCGATAATATTCTCCAGATGAAAGTCTTGAATAAAAAAGATACAACAGGAGATCCTGATAAAGAAACAAAAAAAGTAAGCTTAATAGATGGATTGAGTATTAATTCGGGTTACAATTTAGTTGCAGATTCTCTTAATTGGTCACCGGTGAGTTTTAGCTTGCGTAGTTCTTTGTTCAACAACAAATTGAACTTCAACGCTAACATGACTTTAGATCAATATGAGACGGATGCTTATGGAACACGTATTAATAAGCTTCTTTGGTCGCAAGGGAAATTAGGTAGAATAACGAATGGTACAATTTCTATGTCAACCTCATTCTCCAGTAAAAAAACAGATCAAAAAACCGACCAGCAACGTGTCGCTAGCGATCCCGATCCAAATATGCCCCCTGACCAACAATTGCAACAACTTAATTATGTACGGGATCATGCTTCTGACTTTGTAGATTTTAATATTCCCTGGAATATACAGGCTTCATATGCAATGGGTTTTAGTAAGGTGATTAATCCTGATTATAGCGGGTTTCACAACGTATATAATTCGAGTTTAAACCTTAATGGGGACTTTAGCCTGTCGCCAAAATGGAAAGCAGGTGGTAGTATTTATTTCGATGTTATACACCATCAAGTTGGCATGATGACACTTTTCCTCACGCGTGATATGCACTGTTGGCAAATGGCTATTAACGTTTCACCCATTGGCCGTTTTAAATCATTCAGTATTGTACTCAACCCTAAATCAGGTATTTTACGAGACTTGCGTATCAACCGCAGTAGATCTTTCTATTAA
- the hemW gene encoding radical SAM family heme chaperone HemW yields MSNILKKMAGIYIHIPYCKKACHYCNFHFSTTKYTVSEMLESIGLEAALRKDYFRETVHTIYFGGGTPSIVSPLELQLLIEKIKAIYQVDDQSEITLEVNPDDISRENLAAWKTAGFNRLSIGIQSFYEPDLKWMNRSHNAVQALRAIECAQEFGFENISIDLIYGTPLLTDELWYKNLAQVASLNIPHLSAYALTVEPKTPLDKMITKGKAAAIQPQKQAEQFDILMQWASTSNFEHYEISNFAKPGCRSKHNSNYWQGIAYLGLGPSAHSFDGNTRQWNIANNALYLQSLKNGQLNYEEEMLSRENKINEQLMISLRTNEGIDLEKLKIVFGEEEKIRVEQLAIPWIKHHHLYKNEDHLILTNTGKHFADGIAADLFLVKG; encoded by the coding sequence GTGAGCAATATCCTTAAGAAAATGGCAGGTATTTATATTCATATTCCTTATTGCAAAAAAGCTTGTCATTATTGCAATTTCCATTTTTCGACTACTAAGTATACCGTATCTGAGATGCTTGAAAGTATTGGATTGGAAGCTGCATTAAGAAAGGATTATTTTAGAGAAACTGTTCACACTATTTATTTTGGAGGCGGCACCCCTTCTATTGTTTCACCTCTAGAACTTCAATTGCTTATAGAAAAAATAAAAGCAATTTACCAAGTTGATGACCAGTCAGAAATAACACTAGAGGTCAATCCGGATGACATTTCCAGAGAAAATTTGGCTGCCTGGAAGACCGCCGGTTTTAATAGATTAAGCATCGGGATTCAATCTTTTTATGAACCCGATTTAAAATGGATGAATCGCTCGCACAATGCTGTTCAAGCATTACGTGCCATTGAATGCGCACAAGAATTTGGCTTTGAAAATATTTCTATCGACCTTATTTATGGTACACCCTTATTAACAGATGAGTTGTGGTATAAGAATCTTGCTCAAGTCGCTTCTTTAAATATCCCTCATCTATCGGCATATGCACTTACAGTAGAACCTAAAACGCCTTTGGATAAAATGATTACAAAGGGTAAAGCGGCTGCAATTCAACCACAGAAGCAGGCAGAGCAGTTTGACATTTTAATGCAATGGGCATCTACAAGTAATTTTGAACATTACGAAATATCTAATTTTGCAAAGCCCGGATGCCGTAGTAAACACAATAGCAACTATTGGCAGGGAATTGCTTATTTGGGGCTTGGACCATCAGCACATTCTTTTGATGGAAATACACGTCAATGGAATATTGCGAATAATGCGCTTTATTTGCAATCCTTAAAAAATGGGCAATTAAATTATGAAGAAGAGATGCTTTCGCGCGAAAATAAAATCAATGAGCAGCTCATGATCTCACTCCGGACTAATGAAGGTATTGATTTAGAAAAGCTAAAAATAGTTTTTGGAGAAGAAGAAAAAATTAGGGTAGAGCAGTTGGCAATACCATGGATTAAGCATCATCATCTTTATAAAAATGAAGATCATTTAATACTTACTAATACGGGAAAGCATTTTGCTGATGGGATTGCAGCAGATTTGTTTTTGGTAAAAGGCTAA
- a CDS encoding NAD(P)H-dependent glycerol-3-phosphate dehydrogenase, with translation MSKVGIVGSGSWATALAKLLTDNEHAINWWFRNSNSIEHFKLRGHNPRYLSKSFFDISKITFSDSIHFVIDNSDILLIATPSAYVNDALNDLPKDIFKDKKIISAVKGILPEKTELLHEYLQREFNFPLEKYFTVLGPCHAEEVAAEKLSYLTFSGTDESEVQAIAAFFQTAYLNTRTNSDVIGVQYAAVLKNIYALGAGIAHGLDYGDNFLSVYIANAADEMVHFLKKLSVHQNDCTNPKYASSVYLGDLLVTCYSLYSRNRMFGTMIGKGYSVKAAQLELNMVAEGYNASKCIFDINEKINADTPIVNTVYEILWNNATAEIAFSQLESLLH, from the coding sequence ATGAGTAAGGTGGGAATCGTAGGGAGTGGGAGTTGGGCAACAGCATTGGCAAAATTACTAACCGATAATGAACATGCTATAAATTGGTGGTTCCGAAACAGCAATTCTATAGAACATTTTAAACTGCGGGGGCACAACCCTCGATATTTATCTAAATCCTTCTTCGATATTTCAAAAATTACATTTAGCGATAGTATTCATTTTGTAATAGACAATTCAGACATACTTTTGATAGCCACACCTTCGGCATATGTAAATGACGCGTTAAACGATTTGCCTAAAGATATTTTTAAAGACAAAAAGATCATTTCTGCCGTAAAAGGCATTTTGCCTGAGAAAACAGAACTCCTGCATGAATATTTGCAAAGAGAATTTAATTTTCCGTTAGAAAAGTACTTTACAGTTTTAGGGCCCTGCCACGCAGAAGAGGTGGCAGCCGAAAAGCTTTCATATCTAACTTTTTCTGGCACGGACGAAAGCGAAGTGCAAGCTATCGCTGCATTTTTTCAAACAGCATATTTAAATACGCGCACCAATTCAGATGTGATTGGGGTACAATATGCGGCAGTCTTAAAAAATATATATGCTCTGGGTGCAGGTATTGCTCATGGTCTTGATTACGGCGACAATTTTCTGAGCGTATATATTGCAAATGCAGCCGATGAGATGGTTCATTTTTTAAAGAAATTATCCGTTCATCAAAACGACTGCACCAATCCCAAGTATGCATCATCTGTATATTTAGGCGATTTGTTAGTTACTTGCTATTCTTTATATAGTCGTAACCGTATGTTTGGAACAATGATAGGAAAAGGTTATTCAGTAAAAGCAGCACAACTCGAATTAAATATGGTCGCTGAAGGCTATAATGCCAGTAAATGCATCTTTGATATTAATGAAAAAATAAATGCCGATACACCTATTGTAAATACTGTCTATGAAATTTTGTGGAATAACGCCACAGCAGAAATAGCATTTTCACAATTGGAAAGCCTCTTACATTAG
- the dnaB gene encoding replicative DNA helicase translates to MDNLPNINRKTTRKKTSSIDLNPMMYGKVPPQAKELEEAILGAVMLEKAAFDNVIEIIQSECFYVDAHQRIFKACERLAEKNMPIDMLTVVENLKANEELDLVGGAFYISKLTMAVTSSANIITHGRILLEKFIQRKLIEISGEIINNAYIESTDVFDLLDEAEQKIFNITNNYLKKDYDDIGGALAKAITRIDKLRQEKNEISGVPSGFPSMDKVTYGWQPSDLIILAARPSVGKTAFALNLIRNAALHPTNPTPVAFFSLEMSSAQLVQRILSAESEIKLEKISRGNLEDYEYQQLQTKGIQRLEQAPIFIDDTAALNIFEFRAKARRLVNKSKVGLIVIDYLQLMSGSGDRNSNREQEISTISRNLKVLAKELNIPIIALSQLSRAVESRKESKIPQLSDLRESGAIEQDADMVMFIYRPEYYEMQNEPSGEVIQGETLIKIAKHRNGSLETVHLRARLDIQKFEDAGTDSNFNAGSWKPMGAKGAAPESSGGAQFFTKGSKMNTGDFDEGFDNNNAPF, encoded by the coding sequence ATGGACAACTTGCCAAATATAAATCGCAAAACAACAAGAAAGAAAACATCTTCAATAGACTTAAACCCCATGATGTATGGCAAAGTGCCACCACAAGCAAAGGAATTAGAAGAAGCAATTTTAGGTGCGGTAATGTTAGAAAAAGCTGCATTTGATAATGTGATTGAAATTATCCAATCCGAATGTTTTTATGTAGATGCCCATCAACGTATTTTTAAGGCTTGTGAGCGTTTGGCCGAAAAAAACATGCCAATAGATATGTTGACGGTAGTAGAAAATCTAAAAGCTAATGAAGAATTAGATTTAGTTGGGGGCGCTTTTTATATTTCTAAGCTTACTATGGCTGTGACTTCTTCTGCCAACATTATTACACACGGACGTATTTTATTAGAGAAATTTATTCAAAGAAAACTAATTGAAATAAGCGGAGAGATTATTAACAATGCTTACATAGAAAGTACAGATGTTTTTGATTTGTTAGATGAGGCGGAGCAAAAAATATTCAACATTACCAATAATTATTTGAAGAAAGATTATGATGACATTGGTGGCGCTCTTGCAAAAGCGATAACGAGAATAGATAAGTTGAGGCAAGAGAAAAATGAAATATCAGGTGTTCCTAGCGGATTTCCAAGTATGGATAAAGTAACTTATGGTTGGCAGCCGAGCGATTTGATTATTTTAGCGGCAAGACCTTCTGTAGGTAAAACAGCTTTTGCACTTAATCTTATTCGAAATGCGGCTTTGCATCCTACAAATCCAACGCCCGTAGCTTTCTTCTCTTTGGAAATGAGCTCTGCGCAATTAGTGCAGCGTATTCTTTCTGCCGAAAGTGAAATTAAATTAGAAAAAATATCACGTGGTAATTTAGAAGATTATGAATACCAACAATTACAAACTAAAGGCATACAAAGGTTGGAACAGGCTCCGATATTTATCGATGATACTGCTGCGCTTAATATTTTTGAATTTCGCGCAAAGGCCCGCAGGCTGGTAAACAAGAGTAAGGTTGGCCTTATCGTAATTGACTATTTGCAGTTAATGAGTGGGAGTGGAGACAGAAATTCTAACCGGGAACAGGAAATAAGTACGATTTCCAGAAACTTAAAAGTATTGGCTAAAGAATTAAATATTCCTATCATTGCGCTGAGCCAATTGAGTCGTGCTGTAGAATCGCGTAAAGAAAGTAAAATCCCTCAATTGAGCGATTTGCGTGAATCGGGTGCTATCGAGCAAGATGCGGATATGGTAATGTTTATCTATCGTCCGGAATATTATGAAATGCAGAATGAACCTTCCGGGGAAGTTATTCAGGGAGAAACACTGATTAAAATAGCTAAACACCGTAATGGTTCTCTTGAAACAGTTCATCTGCGTGCAAGATTAGATATTCAAAAATTCGAAGATGCCGGCACCGATTCAAATTTTAATGCGGGCAGCTGGAAGCCAATGGGGGCAAAAGGTGCAGCACCGGAATCTTCGGGTGGAGCACAATTCTTTACCAAAGGAAGTAAAATGAATACCGGAGATTTTGATGAGGGTTTTGATAATAATAATGCACCGTTTTAA
- a CDS encoding GH92 family glycosyl hydrolase — MKNIRFLAIFILLSSACNTIHKSTSDDVLQYVDPYIGSAAHGHVFVGASVPGGAVQVGPTNITEGWDWCSGYNYSDSVLRGFSELHLSGTGIGDLGDVLMMPYTGKIRTNVGSQQDPSSGYSSHYSHANEKVSPGFYSVKLTDYNIAVSLTASERVGFHKYIFPHTDSARVIIDLSQGIGWDSPTKTFIEKLNDSTLLGYRFSQGWANDQRLWFAIRSSQPIQDFRVYDTTTLKSSDSLTAKRTKAVISFGKNIGKIEFKVGISPVSSENALANIEAEIPDWDFDAVVAKAQDKWRAAISRIKVASNDAAKKRVFYTAMYHSMIDPALFNDHDSSYRGTDKKVYPHAKFNNYTVFSLWDTYRALNPLITVMHPELVNDFVNSMLAIYQQQGKLPVWHLMGNETNCMVGYSAVPVIADAMIKGFDGFDQNLAFEAMKTTANTGEFGLKYLTTLGYIPADKEVESVSKALEYAVDDGCIALVAKKLNKQADYTLYKKRSEYYKKYFDKQTQFMRGIMSDGKFREPFNPFQSIHRENDYTEGNAWQYIWLVPQDVHGLIDLFGSDASFTRKLDSLFVVTGNMGSQASPDISGLIGMYAQGNEPEHHVAYMYPYAGEQWKTAEKVHQIEQEFYTDSTNGLCGNDDCGEMSAWYVISSLGFYQVNPASGIFVFGTPGFDKATIKITKNKEFVIRAKDLSDKNIYIQSVRLNGKAYTKSYITYKDIMGGGNLEFIMGAKPNKNFGKNPQDRPIDN, encoded by the coding sequence ATGAAAAATATAAGATTTCTAGCAATTTTTATTTTATTATCTAGTGCCTGCAATACCATTCATAAAAGTACGAGTGATGATGTACTGCAATATGTAGATCCTTATATTGGCTCTGCGGCGCACGGGCATGTATTTGTGGGCGCAAGTGTACCTGGGGGTGCAGTGCAAGTGGGACCTACAAATATTACCGAAGGCTGGGATTGGTGCTCGGGCTACAATTATTCCGACAGTGTCCTCAGGGGCTTTTCTGAGCTGCATTTGAGTGGTACCGGCATTGGTGACCTGGGTGATGTGTTGATGATGCCCTATACCGGCAAAATAAGAACGAATGTAGGTAGCCAGCAAGATCCGAGTTCCGGATACAGCTCTCATTATTCGCACGCCAACGAGAAAGTCTCTCCCGGTTTCTATAGTGTAAAACTCACCGATTATAATATTGCGGTATCGCTGACAGCTTCAGAAAGAGTAGGCTTCCATAAATATATTTTCCCCCATACCGATTCAGCAAGGGTGATAATAGATTTATCCCAAGGAATAGGTTGGGATTCACCGACAAAGACTTTTATAGAGAAGCTAAATGATTCTACTTTACTCGGTTATCGTTTCTCCCAAGGATGGGCAAATGACCAGCGTTTATGGTTTGCTATCAGAAGCTCTCAACCCATCCAAGATTTTAGGGTCTATGATACCACGACACTTAAATCTTCCGATTCACTTACCGCCAAAAGGACAAAAGCTGTCATCTCTTTTGGGAAAAATATCGGCAAGATAGAATTTAAAGTAGGTATATCACCTGTCAGTAGCGAAAACGCCTTAGCCAATATAGAAGCAGAGATACCTGACTGGGATTTTGATGCGGTAGTGGCCAAAGCGCAAGACAAATGGCGCGCAGCGATCTCCCGCATAAAAGTAGCATCTAATGATGCGGCTAAGAAACGGGTATTTTATACCGCGATGTATCATTCCATGATAGACCCTGCTTTATTTAATGACCACGACAGCTCTTACAGGGGGACAGACAAGAAGGTCTATCCGCATGCTAAGTTCAACAATTATACTGTTTTCTCTTTATGGGATACCTATCGTGCCTTAAATCCATTGATCACTGTTATGCATCCGGAATTGGTCAACGATTTTGTTAACAGCATGTTAGCTATTTATCAACAACAGGGCAAATTACCTGTCTGGCATTTGATGGGCAATGAAACCAACTGTATGGTGGGTTATAGTGCGGTGCCTGTCATAGCTGATGCAATGATAAAAGGTTTCGATGGCTTTGATCAGAACCTTGCCTTTGAGGCGATGAAAACAACCGCCAACACAGGGGAATTTGGCTTGAAATATTTAACTACCTTAGGCTATATCCCGGCAGATAAAGAAGTAGAATCTGTATCCAAAGCATTAGAATACGCCGTAGATGATGGTTGTATTGCCCTGGTTGCCAAAAAGTTAAACAAGCAAGCAGACTATACATTATACAAAAAGCGGTCCGAGTATTATAAAAAATACTTTGATAAGCAAACGCAGTTTATGCGCGGTATTATGTCCGATGGTAAATTCCGCGAACCATTCAATCCCTTTCAGTCTATTCATCGCGAAAACGATTATACAGAAGGTAATGCCTGGCAATATATCTGGTTAGTGCCACAAGATGTACACGGACTTATCGATTTATTTGGCAGTGATGCTTCTTTTACCAGAAAGCTGGATAGCCTCTTTGTGGTTACGGGCAATATGGGTTCACAGGCTTCTCCGGATATCTCCGGATTAATAGGTATGTATGCACAAGGCAATGAGCCTGAACATCACGTAGCCTATATGTACCCTTATGCGGGAGAGCAATGGAAAACAGCTGAAAAGGTTCATCAGATAGAACAGGAGTTTTATACAGATAGCACCAATGGCCTTTGCGGTAATGATGACTGTGGAGAAATGAGTGCCTGGTATGTCATCTCTTCGCTGGGATTTTATCAGGTAAATCCTGCTAGTGGTATTTTTGTCTTTGGTACACCTGGTTTTGATAAAGCCACGATAAAAATAACGAAGAACAAAGAATTTGTGATAAGGGCAAAAGATTTATCAGACAAAAATATCTATATCCAGTCTGTGAGATTAAATGGAAAGGCCTATACTAAATCCTATATTACCTATAAAGATATTATGGGTGGAGGTAACCTTGAATTTATAATGGGTGCAAAGCCCAATAAAAACTTTGGGAAAAACCCGCAGGACAGACCTATTGATAATTAA
- a CDS encoding ROK family protein — protein sequence MLSIPISQQMAIGIDIGGTNTVFGIVDHRGEINYRGAITTNKHEKIEDYIEELYQAILPSLNQFGSDKLVRGIGIGAPNGNYYSGEIEYAPNLRWPGKIPLVKLIQERFNLPSALTNDANAAAVGEMTYGAAKGMKDFIMITLGTGVGSGIVVNGEMVYGHDGFAGELGHTIIIPGGRKHWSTGFEGSLEAYASATGVRLTAIELLEKDKNKPSLLRHYDLDEIDSRLVYDCAIQGDEIAIETYRFTGDVLGKALANFVMFSSPEAIILFGGLCNAGNFIFQPAKRSMEANLLPIYRNKVQIMPSELKESDAAVLGASALVWELK from the coding sequence ATGTTATCTATCCCTATCTCTCAACAAATGGCCATCGGTATTGATATAGGTGGCACCAATACTGTCTTTGGAATTGTAGATCATCGTGGTGAGATCAATTACCGAGGAGCTATTACAACCAACAAACATGAAAAAATAGAAGATTATATTGAAGAATTATATCAAGCTATTTTACCCTCTTTGAATCAATTTGGGAGCGATAAGCTCGTTCGCGGGATTGGAATTGGCGCACCGAATGGCAACTATTATAGTGGAGAGATTGAGTACGCTCCTAATCTTAGATGGCCAGGTAAAATTCCACTTGTAAAATTAATTCAAGAAAGATTTAACCTACCTTCTGCACTAACCAATGATGCCAATGCGGCAGCTGTCGGCGAAATGACTTATGGTGCCGCCAAAGGCATGAAAGATTTTATAATGATTACTTTAGGTACAGGTGTTGGGAGCGGTATCGTAGTAAATGGGGAAATGGTGTATGGCCATGATGGTTTTGCCGGAGAATTAGGGCATACGATTATTATTCCTGGAGGGAGAAAACATTGGTCAACCGGGTTTGAAGGATCTTTAGAAGCTTACGCTTCGGCTACCGGTGTGCGGCTTACTGCCATAGAACTATTGGAGAAAGATAAAAACAAGCCAAGCCTTTTACGACATTATGATCTTGATGAAATAGATAGCCGTTTGGTGTATGATTGTGCTATTCAAGGTGATGAAATTGCTATTGAAACATATAGATTTACCGGAGATGTTTTAGGAAAAGCGCTAGCCAATTTTGTCATGTTCTCTTCCCCTGAAGCGATTATTCTTTTTGGCGGTCTTTGCAATGCAGGTAACTTTATTTTTCAACCGGCAAAAAGATCAATGGAGGCTAACCTCCTGCCTATTTATAGGAACAAAGTACAAATAATGCCGAGTGAATTAAAAGAATCTGACGCGGCCGTTCTGGGTGCTAGTGCCTTAGTTTGGGAGTTAAAATAA